The region AAATTATTCTCGGAATCGGTAGATAAAACTATATTCACACCAAATCAATGGAATAATAAAAAATCAAAATGTTTTATTGACTGCACGGTTTCACCGCCACCCTGTAAACTTATTAACTTATTAACTTTATATGACCAAGTATATGTTGTTGCACCGATCGCCGATTCTTATGATTCTTTCTTAAAAAGTTTTAACGTATCCAATCCTGAGTTATTAGAGTTATCTAATTTAAGTAAATTAAAATTTATTTTTCCACAAAATTTAAAACGCTATCCAAACTTCTTACTTGAAGGATTATCTGAAATTAATAACACCACTCTGCTCTCAAGAAGACTTGCTGCAATTTCCGTTTCTGATTTAAGAATGAGAAATCCACTTTTTTTTCCTAATATGTCAATTCAGGAAAGACAATTGGCGATTCGTGACTTAAAAAGCATAGTGAATAAAGCATCTAAAGTTGAATTAAAATTAGTTGACTTTTTATTGTTTGATATCTCACAACGGTGGTATATGTATCCTGAAATAATAGGTTCGGATGGTGCATTAGGTATACGTCACTTTGGTTTAAGTAGAAGTATTTCAAAAACAATTAGGCTTGACGATATGCAAACCATTTCTCTTGATTTAATTACTCAAATGGTTGAATGGTGTGGTGCATTAGATTGTCATTTAATCCCTAATAATCATTCCAAAGTTTCACTTGAGCCTGCATACAAACTTGTTGCCAATATATACACCGGTATGCCGGATACAAATTGGGTACCTAAGAATTTTGATTACTCAAACTTCGCAGTAAGTAAAATTTTAAGTGTTGATAGCGAAATCCCAATTGTTGATTTTGTTTCGTCATTTAATAGTCCTGATATTAATTTATTTAGAGAATTTATACATGGATTAGTCTATCATAAAAAAAGTATTGATGAAGTTGAATCATCAATTTCTGGGTTTAATTTTTTAATTAAGAGTTATGAGGATAGCAAAAAAAGTTTAAATGAATGGGATATATCAGGTTTTATTATTGATTTAGTTACAAATCCTTTGAATGTAGTTTTATCTTCATGGGTTATTAATAGGCTAGGATATTTAATTGAAAAATATTCCCCTAAGAACTCATCTTTGCAAAAATACCTTGATCAAATTGAAAGTATGAAAACAGGTGCTTCTTTGCCCAGTGCTGTATTGGTTTCAAGAATGAGAAATCAATTGGCAGATACGTGGAAAACTCAAAAATTTAAATAGGGAAAAATAGAGGTTCGATAAGTTTGGAAATTTCTCTAAAGCAGAGAGTTAAAGAAATTAAATTATCTTAGTATTAATTTTTTATGGCTCGACTTCATGGAATAGTAAACACCGCCCCCCTGGTTCAAAAAAAGGTTAACTTCTTTGCCGATTACTTTTCTTATATGGTGGAATATATGGGCGAAGAAGAAGGTTTATCATTAGATAATCCTCTTTCCATAATTGAGAAGGTAATCTTTCAACTTGAAACAAATCTTACTAACTCCGTTCAATACCTTGAAAACTATTTCTCAAATCCTTTTTTGCTTAACACAAAGTTGATGTCGGAGTATAGTCATTATCCTAATGTTCTTGCATTGATAAATGCCTTCCAATCTCAACCTATCAAAAAGAAACTTGTATGGCTCCAGCAAAACAAGACGACCTTCTTATCTAATGCAAAATCCTTACAGAGACAATTGAGTGAAAACATGTTTAAAAAGTCACTAGATGCTGCTATAAGTTATTTAACATGCCCACATGATATAGACTTTCACATTCAAGATTTCAGAACTCATACCCAAATAATAGTTTCAGAATTATTCTTCTCAGGACGTAATAGAAAAGATTTAGGCAAGACTTTTGAAAAAATAATAACAAAGGATATTAAGGAATTTCCCTTTCCTAAACACATTAAAAGTAATAGAGATAAAGCCAAATTCATGGCTAATAGATCCTTAAAAGAACAATTTGAGGGTATCTACAATTTACTTGATCATGATAGAGAAAAGAACACCTTTCTCTTTAGAATTTTTGGGTTAAAAACAGAAGACACATTTAAGTTTAAATACAACCATGTAACATTTGTAAGTTCCAATGATACCAGGTTTGATAATTTTAAAAATGCCTCTCGTACCAATTTATTCGCCAATAGTTTCTTTTCACCTAAGGACTTTATAATTGCATATGTCAAAGTTCAATTTACTATCTCCGAATTAGGAAGGAAAGATGCCTTAAATATTATCAGAGAAGAAATGAAGTTTTTGCGATCTGCTACTGAAAGTAATTTAACCCTTGATCCCTATTCATATTTAGCAACTCGAAACTTTAAAAATTTTGGAGGATCTTTTGGCAGTAAAACGAAGGGGGTATTCATAGATAAAGAAAAAATAAGGATCATCAACGATAATCCATTTAAGTTTTTAAGGAAGTATCAAGGTGAGTGCGTTGAAAGATTTTTAAAATGCGAATCTCTATTTGTCGCAGCAAATGAGTCCGGTAAAACTTCTGACTATTGGCATTATTTAGAAGTTCTAATTCCTAAATCTGAAGATGATAAGAAAAGGATTAAAAGCGTACTCTCTCATGCTATATTACTAAATTATATTTCTCTACATGAAAGACATTTGAAAGAGCATCTATACTATTATGTTTTTGATATATTTTCAAATAATCATGAAAGCCTTGGTATTACAGAAGAACAAAAGAAATATTATTCTCAATATAAAAATATCAATTTAACAAAACTATCAACTGTCATTTCACATCCTTTCATTAAACATCTATTATCTGATTGGAAGAATAAAAGAAAAGAAATCGACTATGATTCATTGCAAAAATACTATTATTCAATATTGACAGAAGCATATGAAATTAGAAATGGTTATATCCACGAAGGTATTAACAATGAAAAGTCTGTACTCAAAATATACTATTCTTTACCAAGGTTGATTGTTAGGTTCAGATGGGTCATTTTTGCAGAAATTAGAAAACAAAAGTGGAATAACTTCGATGATTTGATTAATAGTATTGAAGAACAAGGAAAGACTTTGCTTCAAAAAAATAGCCATATAACTAAAATATCATAAAAAAGTTACAGTCCTATTCCGGTGAGTAGCCCTAAATTATTTAACAGATTTTTTTTATAATTTACTTTCATGACAACACAGCTCTTTCAAAACATCAATAAAACAGTAAGCCTATCTGAGGAAGAATACGAACAGTTTTATTCTTACACCCAGATAATTAAACTAAAGCGAAAAGAATTTCTTCTAAGCGAAGGGGATATCTGTAAACATATTTATTTTGTTTCCAAAGGCTGTCTTAGATACTTTTATTTAGTAGATGGACAAGAACATACAGGTCAGTTTTTCTTTGAAAACAATTGGTATACTGACTTAGAAAGCTTTCTAACAGGAAAACCGTCACGGCAAAACATAGAAGCATTGGAATCAACACAAATAATAACTATCTCAAAAGATTCCCTAGAGAAATTATATATTCTCAATCCCAAGTTTGAAAGATTTGGAAGACTAATGGCCGAACGTGCCTTTATCGGAATTAAGCAAAGAACTGAAATGCTAACCAACCAGAACGCAGAAGAAAGATATATAAATCTGATTCGTGAAAGACCAAAGGTAATTGAGCGCATACCACAGCATTACATTGCTTCCTATATCGGAATACAACCTCAATCTCTCAGCAGAATCAGAAAAAAATTAGGCAACTACTGATTTCTTAACATAGGTGAATGTTTTACGAGTTCCATCCGCTCACTTTTGTAACATTCAATCTAAACCTATAAAAAAAATGAAAAAGTTATTGATCGTTATCAGCCTTATACTCTTCCATTCCCTGATATTAAAGGCTCAGAACAAAACAGAAAGAAAACAATTTCCTTATTCAAATAGACTCAGCATTCAAACCGGTTTATTGCAAGACATTCTATTAAACGGCCAAAACATAGTATTGACATATACTACTCAGAGATGGGTGATTGACTGGAGCCATGGCAACTCCCTGGATTTTAACTCTGGCCATCATTTTAAAAATAATGAAGGATATAATACACAAAGGCTGGATGTTAAAATGCCTTGGACTACCGGTCCAAGTTTAGGATACAGAATCACTCCATTCTTTAACGTCAGAGCAGAATTTAAAGCTCACCGCAATAAGTTAATGTATGAAAACACTAACATCTCTATTGTTTCCTATACAACGTACACCGTCGGACTAGGAGCATTTTATTCCTGGTATCCCTTCAGAAAAAAAGACAACTGGCTTGATGGTATTTGCATTGAACCCGTTATCCGATTCTGGCCAACTGTTGGATCATCCCTCGCAGATAACTATCAATATGAAAATAAACACACAGGAGAAAGAGAAACAATAGAACCATATAAACTAGGCTGGCTAGCTAATATAAATATTGGGTATACTTTTGGAGGAAAATAGTATAACTTTATTTGTAACCAGTTAAATTCAAAGTGCCTCTTTATAAAGCATTCAGAGGCACTTTTCATTACTTATAATAAATTATTATAATGGCTTTCCTCCATACACTTAAAATATTAAATGCAACTAATAAACTTTGATTTATCTGTAGTTCTTGCGCCCACAAATATTTTAAATAATAAAATATCTAAACCACCTCATTTACGGCAACACAATATTCCTCCTCGTATAAAACTACCCTCATCTTTTTTATCTATATTGTAGTACAATAATCCAATCATCAATGAAGTGTTTATATTTTTCTCTGGTACTTTTATCATTAGCCAGATACGGAACGAGTCAGAATCTAGTGCCCAACCCAGGATTTGAAGAGTTTTTCAAATGCCCCTATACTTTCAATAGTAACTTTGCAAATAAGAAAATTGCACCACACTGGAATTCCCCCAGCGGGGGTACGCCTGACCTGTACAACAGATGTAGCAAAGGTGAAATGGGCACTCACAATATTGCCGGTGTAACAGAGCCATATCAAGGCGATGGTTTCGCAGGATTTATATTATGGGAAGAAGGGATAGGATTCCGTGAATACCTTCAGGTTCGGTTAACACAACCATTGCAAAAAGGCGAAACCTACATAGTTTCTTTTTGGTACAAAATGTCCACATACTCCCAATTCAGTATAGACAGAATAGGGTTTTCTCTTCAGGATACTAATACACTATATAAATACACACACAACATTCCGGATGTGACTTATGAGAAAATAAAGGACAAAGCTTTTGATCCGCAATCAGGATCATGGGAATTGCTTCAAACAGAATACATCGCTAAAGGTGGTGAAACGTATTTGACAATAGGAAATTTCAGCGACAACAAAAAAACTAAGTCATTTAGCTTAGCTAATATAAGTAGGCTAGAGCCTTTGTTGAAAACCTCAGCCTATTACTATTTGGACGAGGTAAATTTAAGTCTCAAGAATATAAGAACCCAAGAGGAAGAAACTGAACAGCTAAGCTCTGACAAAAAATTGATAACGAGTCCAGGAGCCTATGACCTGGATAATGTTCAGTTTGATTATGATAGTGATGTACTTCTGCCCTCTTCTTATAAAGATCTGGATCTGGTTGTTTATACATTGGAGAAGTACCCTGACTGGATATTAATTATTAATGGATATACAGACAGCAATGGTTCTATGCAGTACAATCTTGATTTATCTGCTAAGAGGGCTCTTGCTGTCAAAAAATACCTAACATCAAAAGGCATTACTCCTAAACGGATTCAATGCCATGGTTTAGGTAAAACAAAACCTTTAACAATAGGCGATGATGAAGAAAGTCAAAAGAAAAACAGAAGAGTGGAGTTTCTCTTTTTTGAAAATGAAATATCTAGATCTCAGGATTAAAACAATCAATCGATTAATATCGCATAATTAAATCATTCCATTTACTTTGATTTCACCCCAATAGTAAGCCTTTTGGATCCAGCCTTACCATTTATAGACAATCCATTTATCTGTATAGTATAAGTCCCCTTTTGATCTGAAGTATAAAAATAAATCGAAGTTTTTTGATCACCATTCAGCTTTAAATCTGAAGACCAGAACAATTGATTTCTAAAATCAGGAATCCTGTCATTCACGGCTTCTGAATTGTTGTAAACAGGTGAATAAAATTCTCTTTTCATTTGAAGCCCTTCATATTCTACTACCAAAGACTTAGGATCAAGTTCAAAACCTCCGAGGTCCCCTTTATAGGTGGAATAACTTATGATACCCGGAGTATTTAATGCTCCATGAAAATATCTTCTTGCTACTACCTCTAACCTTTCCATTTTTTTAGGGTCAAATGCCAGGACCTTCTCAATGTTAAATACCGGAACACCATCAATAAGTGTCAAAGGGGCATCTTCGAAAACTTTTTTAGAAAGATTATTGCTTACCAAGAAATGAAACCCGTCTTTCTTTTTCCTCAGGAAAACTTCAGGAACATACTCTCTGATTACATCTTCCATTTTAGGAAATCTGGTGTATTCATCAAGTAAATAAATTTTATCCGCTGCTCCATAGAATGGCTTCTCAGAACTAAAGGAATCTTTTAAATCATTTTTTTTATTAAAAACCTTCATAACGCTGGAATTAACTCTTCTATCAAGCAGACTTTCTCGATGAGCTGCAGACAATATCAAAGGCGCTGATGAGTGTCCTGAAATTTCTTCCGAAAAGCAATTATAAACTTCTATTGATGGAGCCAAACTTTGAGGGTCAGTCTGAAAAACCAGATTATTCAACCCGTATAAATCTTTCAAAGGCAAAATAAAATCCCCATTTAAATTACTTCTTGTCAAACAAAACATTTTAGACTTTCCCGGGCAAGATAAATATATGGTTGTATTCTTAAGCGATTCTTTGTTGTTCAGATCCGTCATCCGACCTCTGATGATATGACCTTCATATTCTGGTATAAAACTTAACTGAGCATTCTCAGCACTAAAAACATCCTTCCAATCAAACTTTCTCCACCCTTGTGTAAGTAACAGATTATCCAAAGCCTCTGAAGTTCCTTTGTTTGATTGTTGAAAATAGTATTCGGGTGATTCTACATAACCCTTCAAATCCGAAGCGAGCCATAAATGAGAAAAAATATCAGATTGTCCATTGTCTTCAAGGGTGTCTTTCAGAAAGACAGAAACAGAAAAACCTGCAGTTTCATTATCAGAAAGGTTTGTTCCTGAAAAACTTAGCTCTACTTTTTCCCTTGATGAATAAAATTCCTTTTCTGCCTGAGCTTCTAACTGCAGTGTATTATTCACTGGATAATTAAAAAACAAGCGCTCACAAACAGCTTTTTTTGATTTATTAAAAACTGTGAAACTGTTAATCCCCTCAGCTAATCTGGACTTATCAATAATAAAGGATGCTCTTCCATGTTGAAACAAGCTCAATTCTGCAACCTGTAAAGATCCTTGCTTATGGACGATCAAAAAAGCAGGTTCGTAGCTATTCTGATTGTTCTCTGATCTTACTGAAACATCTACTTTTATTTTCTGATCAACCTCTTCAGTTAACCTCATCCCATAACCGCTTGACAAGACCTTTGGAAACTCCACCCAATATTTTTTTTGATCCTGTGAGGTAATTAAGGCCTTGTATTTAACAGAATCTTCGGGAGTAAAATAAATACTACCCATTCCGAATTTTAAAGGACTAAATCTTTGAATGGTATCATTATTTCCATTCAAAATATATCCTTTAAAATCAACACCCTTGCCTTGCTTGTCTGCGACTTTAAATGCTAATTTTGTTGGGATTCCAGCGACTAGATATCCTCCTTCCGGAAAGAACCCCATGTCATATTCGGGCATGCTTGCTGACACATTGGATACAGACTTTTTAGATACATTAATTACCTTAATAGATTGGTGAAAGAAAAACTCTGGACTATAGTTTCTCATCCAATTGGTGTAAGCACGAATGATGTAATTTCCGGAATTTAATCCATTCGTGAGATCAATTGCTCCTGCCCCTTCTCCACCCTTAAGATTCACTTTTTTTTGACTAACAGGTCTGTGGTTTTCATCCAGAATTTCAATATAAGCAACCTTGCTTAAATCTGCAGGTCTAAGATTCATTGCATTTACCAGGTATAGCTTAAACCATAATGTTTCACCTGTCATATAAACTCCGCGGTCTATATGTACAAAAATCTTTTCCTGAAAATGATTTTCGCTGTATGTCTTTAAACCATTAACAATGCTTTTTAAAGTATCTGATTGAGCTAAGCCCTCATGCTTAATCTGCAAAAGCAAAAATATTAAAGCACCTAATAGGATTCTGTATTTCAGTAACTGTTTCATGAAGTCTAAAATATTATAGTCAGATTATAGAGGCCAATAATCAGGTTTCGTTTGGGTACCATTTCTCCTGCAATCAATACAAGTAACGAATCCGTAATAATAAGTCACTTTACCTGTCTCCATATTCGTTACAGAATTTATTGGAACATAGGTTCCTGACTTATATCCGTATATCGTCCTTGAATCCTCTTCATACACATTGCATCCATCGTATTCAGTTTCAAGGATGTAATTTGAAGGCAAATTTGCCCGATCTATAAAAATTCTTTTCTCTGAACTATTACTGGCGCTGACGTATCCTAATACAAGCTCACTATCATTGCTGGTGCATTTGATATTCCCTCTATACTGAGCAGGTTGAGGATCAAAAATAGTTCCAACAGATTCAGTCATCTTTTTAAGGTTTTGCCAGTACTCAAACTCCTTTTCATCAATGACATTTTGCTTCACAAGAATGCTATACAACATCTGTAGTCTGGTGCTTTTTAATGTAAGTTTGATCAATGGCTGATGAATTATTTCTGTTGACTTTGGGCTAAGAGGAGTACCTAAATAGATACCATTTGATCTTGCAGAGGCAAAACATTCATATATATCTTCTTCTGGTGTTCTGAAATATTTAGTAGAATCTTTGAATATCAATGTTGACATAAGGGCAGAATGAAACTGCCACGTTTCTTCATATTCCCATCTATAGAAACGGGCCTTGCCGGAAGGGTCTGAAGTATTGACAAACAACTGTACTCCATCAGGCTGGCTTTCCCATGTTATATCGCCTATTGCAGGGGCACTTTTAACTTCCGCATACTCTGAAACATATTCTTTTCCATCAGCTTCAATCTTAAGTCTGTATTTCTGATTCTGGTTTAACACCAATCCTTTTAACTCATAATATCCACTGTCCTTATTAGACAAATTATATGTTTCATTCGAAGTAGATTCAATATGCACTTTGGCATCAGACACAAAATTATTCTTGTTCGGCTTTGACAGGTTACTTGATCTTGTAAGTCTGAACGTAGTAGTACCAGAACAAATAGTTCCTTCCACT is a window of Sporocytophaga myxococcoides DSM 11118 DNA encoding:
- a CDS encoding Crp/Fnr family transcriptional regulator — protein: MTTQLFQNINKTVSLSEEEYEQFYSYTQIIKLKRKEFLLSEGDICKHIYFVSKGCLRYFYLVDGQEHTGQFFFENNWYTDLESFLTGKPSRQNIEALESTQIITISKDSLEKLYILNPKFERFGRLMAERAFIGIKQRTEMLTNQNAEERYINLIRERPKVIERIPQHYIASYIGIQPQSLSRIRKKLGNY
- a CDS encoding OmpA family protein, whose translation is MKCLYFSLVLLSLARYGTSQNLVPNPGFEEFFKCPYTFNSNFANKKIAPHWNSPSGGTPDLYNRCSKGEMGTHNIAGVTEPYQGDGFAGFILWEEGIGFREYLQVRLTQPLQKGETYIVSFWYKMSTYSQFSIDRIGFSLQDTNTLYKYTHNIPDVTYEKIKDKAFDPQSGSWELLQTEYIAKGGETYLTIGNFSDNKKTKSFSLANISRLEPLLKTSAYYYLDEVNLSLKNIRTQEEETEQLSSDKKLITSPGAYDLDNVQFDYDSDVLLPSSYKDLDLVVYTLEKYPDWILIINGYTDSNGSMQYNLDLSAKRALAVKKYLTSKGITPKRIQCHGLGKTKPLTIGDDEESQKKNRRVEFLFFENEISRSQD
- a CDS encoding DUF4249 domain-containing protein; protein product: MQGLKIFNSIIAALILSFAFSGCEEPYSPPAINASNNYLVVEGTICSGTTTFRLTRSSNLSKPNKNNFVSDAKVHIESTSNETYNLSNKDSGYYELKGLVLNQNQKYRLKIEADGKEYVSEYAEVKSAPAIGDITWESQPDGVQLFVNTSDPSGKARFYRWEYEETWQFHSALMSTLIFKDSTKYFRTPEEDIYECFASARSNGIYLGTPLSPKSTEIIHQPLIKLTLKSTRLQMLYSILVKQNVIDEKEFEYWQNLKKMTESVGTIFDPQPAQYRGNIKCTSNDSELVLGYVSASNSSEKRIFIDRANLPSNYILETEYDGCNVYEEDSRTIYGYKSGTYVPINSVTNMETGKVTYYYGFVTCIDCRRNGTQTKPDYWPL